The following coding sequences lie in one Lytechinus pictus isolate F3 Inbred unplaced genomic scaffold, Lp3.0 scaffold_20, whole genome shotgun sequence genomic window:
- the LOC135157967 gene encoding complement factor H-like yields the protein MMDTTLPAPLTDDYKVLSCNAPVVPPYATIGNFRLSYKPGDRLNVTCDIRGEPVTLECDDGLWTGQNVVCDSPAPACSPPNIPSISYIEAVKPRYKNGDQVNITCNDNSEQFVWECQEDGLWRGRYITCAFNVTPIAGPNPGPPAPIRNPPKEVSGREYFITGLLVVAVILFVLVLMSLAMFFIFVRNRGYGLASSSKEALSEKARGPLPDVPEGYANYVAGEQSLYVEPYLKQNGDPNPSYEVYEKPV from the exons ATGATGGACACAACATTACCAGCTCCCTTGACTGATGATTATAAAG TCCTCTCCTGCAATGCCCCGGTAGTGCCTCCCTATGCCACCATTGGGAATTTTCGACTATCCTACAAGCCCGGGGACAGATTGAATGTCACGTGTGATATAAGGGGAGAACCGGTTACATTGGAATGTGATGATGGCTTATGGACAGGACAGAATGTAGTGTGTGATTCCCCCGCCCCAG CGTGCAGTCCGCCGAACATTCCTTCGATCTCATATATTGAAGCTGTTAAACCACGCTACAAGAATGGAGACCAAGTGAATATTACATGTAACGATAACTCTGAGCAGTTCGTCTGGGAATGCCAAGAAGATGGTTTGTGGCGAGGAAGGTACATCACGTGTGCATTCAATGTAACACCTATTGCAG GTCCGAACCCAGGACCTCCTGCGCCAATAAGAAACCCACCAAAGGAAGTCAGTGGCAGAGAGTATTTTATCACCGGCCTACTTGTAGTAGCTGTCATTTTGTTCGTTCTGGTTTTAATGAGTTTGGCGATGTTCTTCATTTTCGTTAGGAA TCGTGGATACGGCTTGGCATCATCATCAAAAGAAGCTCTCAGTGAGAAAGCTCGGGGGCCTCTGCCAGATGTTCCGGAAGGATATGCGAATTATGTTGCTGGCGAACAATCCCTCTACGTTGAACCTTATCTCAAACAAAATGGAGATCCAAACCCCAGCTACGAAGTCTACGAAAAACCAGTTTGA